The Polyangium mundeleinium genome contains the following window.
GAGCCCGTCCATCGCGCGCGCCGTCCCCGGCACGAGCGGCAGCGCCGTCCCCACGACGAAAAGAAACGCCACGTTCGTCCCAAGCATCTGTTTCATGTTCATTCCCCCGGCGTTGTGTATTCGGATCGGCGTGAAGGAGCGCAAGTCACGTACATGAAATGGCCGCACACAGGCGCGCTTCGTTCCGAACAGCCCCCTCGGCGCCCTCCGTGGCAATGGTTCGCCTCGGGCGCGACGTCGCCCGCGCATGGCGACGCGTCCTTCATGACCGGCGATGAAATCGTGCTCGACGGAGGAATGACCCGGGTTTGACGCCGGCGATCGACGGCACGCCCTCGGGCCCGGAGACGCCCTTGCCCGCGGGCGCCTTCGTTCCGGACAGCCGCGCGGACGCCGTCCGCGGCGCGAGTTCTCCGATTGAAGCATGGCGCCCCTTTGGCTACGTTCTCGGGCGACGACCGTGCCGGCGAAGAGCCCGCGCGGATGCGCGGACGAGCACGACGCGCCGGGCCGATCGCTCGGCTGTCAGGAGGATGAAATGGGCCAGGTGGTGATGGACCGAGGGGCGGGGAACGTGACGGGGAGCGGTCCGGGCGCCAATGGGCACGCGGCGACGAAGATCCGGAGCTACGCGCCGGCCACGGGCGAGCTGCTCGGCGAGGTGAAGGTCACCTCCGCCGACGAGGTCAAGCGCGCCGTCGAGCGGGCGCGGCGCGCGCAGGAGGCCTGGGGCGCGCTGCCCGTCGAGGAGCGCTGCGAGCGCGTGCTCCGCTTCCGCGACGCCATCGTCGACCGCGCCGACGAGATCGTCGACCTGCTCGTGCGCGAGTGCGGAAAACCCCGCCACGAGGCCTTGCTCCACGAGGTCATGGTCGCCGCCGATCTGGCGACCTTCTTCGCCAAGGCCGCGCCACACGTCCTCGCGCCGCACGAGGTCAAGCTCCACATGTTCAAGCATCGCCGGAGCTTCATCCACTACAAGCCGCGCGGCGTCGTGGCCGTGATCTCGCCCTGGAACTACCCGTTCCAGCTCCCCTTGCGCGACGCCATCATCGCCCTGCTCGCGGGCAACGCCGTCGTCATCAAGCCGAGCGAGGTGACGCCGCTCATCGCGCAGAAGGCCAAGGAGGTCTGGGACAGCGCGGGCCTGCCCGAGGATCTGCTCCAGGTCGTCCCCGGCTTCGGGCCGACGGGCGCGGCGCTCATCGAGGCCCAGCCCGACTTCGTGATCCTCACGGGCAGCGTCGCCACGGGCCGCAGGGTCGCGGCCGCGTGTGGCGAGCGGCTCATCCCGTGCGTGATGGAGCTCGGCGGCAAGGCCCCGCTCATCGCCTGCGCCGACGCCGACGTCGAGCGCACCGCGCGCGCCATCGTGTTCGGCGGCTTCTCGAACGCCGGCCAGGTCTGCGTCTCCGTCGAGCGCGTCTACGCGCACCGCGAGATCCACGACAAGCTCGTCGATCGCGTCGTCGAGCTGACGAAGGAGCTTCGGCAGGGCGATCCGAGCGCGGAGTTCGTCGACGTCGGCGCGATCATCTTCCCGCACCAGATCGACGTGGCCGAGAAGCACATCGCGGACGCGGTTGGCAAGGGCGGCACGGTGCGCGCGGGCGGCAAGCGGCGCGAGGGGCCGGGGCAGTTCTTCGAGCCGACCGTGATCGACGGCTGCAACCACCAGATGACCGTGATGACCGAGGAGATCTTCGGGCCGATCGTGCCGTTCATGCGCGTCTCGACCGAGGAGGAGGCCGTGCGCCTCGCGAACGACTCGCACCTCGGCCTGAACGCGTACGTCTTCTCGCGCGACCGGGATCACGCAACGCGTCTCGCCGAGCGCGTCGAGGCGGGCAGCGTGCTCGTGAACGACGTGCTCACGAACGGCGGCACGCCCGACACGCCCTTCGGCGGCATCAAGGCGAGCGGCTTCGGCCGGGCGATGGGCGAGGAAGGGCTGCGCGAGATGTGCAACATCAAGCACGTCAGCGTCGAGCGGGTCGGCCTGGGGAGCAAGGACCCGCTCTGGTACCCCTACACGGCCCAAAGTTATGGTTGGTTCCGCAAAGGGCTCCGGGCGCTCTTCTCCGGCGGCGGACTCTTGCAGCGCATTGGCGAGATCCTGTAATCAGGTGGCACGCAGGGGTGGTGGATGGGACCGGTCGCCCCAGGCCCCCCACCCCGCCCTCCCTCGTGCCGCGCATGAAGTCCTGTCCCACGTGTAGCCTCCGGTATCCGAGCGAGAGCAACACTTGCTTCGCGGACGGCTCGACGCTCGTCGTGCTGCGGGATCCGTGGCTCGGCACCACCGTCGCGGGCCGCTACGTGCTCGACGAGCTCATCGGCATCGGCGGCATGGCCTCCGTGTACCGCGCGCGCTTCCTGCTCACGGACCGGCCCTGCGCGGTGAAGCTCCTGAACCCGCAGCTCGCCTCGGACCACACGACGCGCGAGCGCTTCAACCGCGAGGCGAAGCTCGCGCAGCGGCTCGCGCACCCGAACATCATCGAGATCTTCGACCACGGCGACGCGGAGGACGGCACGCCGTTCCTCGTGATGGAGCTGCTCGAAGGCGAGAGCCTCTCGGAGCTCATCGCGGCCGGACCCGTGCCGCTCGCGCGCGCGCTACCCATCGTCATTCAGATGACGCGCGCGCTCGCCCGCGCCCACGACTTCGAGGTGATCCACCGGGATCTCAAGCCGGAGAACGTGTTCTTGCTCCGGGGCGACCGGGTCAAGCTCCTCGATTTCGGCATCGCGCGCTGCGCGCAGGACGTGCGCCTGACGAACGCGGGCGAGGTGTTCGGCACGCCCGAGTACATGGCCCCCGAGCGCGCGACGTCGTCGGACGCGGGCCCGCCGGCCGATCTCTACGCGCTCGGCGTGATGCTCTTCGAGATGCTCACGCAGCGCCTGCCCTTCGACGCGCCGAGCCCCGCGCAGATCCTGAACAAGCACATGCTGGAGCCGCCGCCGCGCCTCGGCGAGAACCTGCCGGACGCGCCGCCCGCGCTCGATCACCTCGTCTACGACCTGATGTCGAAGGTGCCCGATGGCCGGCCCGTCGACGCCCACCGGGTCCTCGCGATGCTCCAGGAGATCAGCGAGGCCGCGCGCATCCCCTTGCCGCCCGATCTCGACGCAGCGCCGCTCGCGCCCCCGCGCCCCTCGGCCACGGCCGCGGCTCCGCGCTGGAGCACGCGCGTCGAGATCGTCGAGCGCCTCGTCAGCAAGACCTACGGGGGCGCCTTGCCGGTCGAGGTCGCGCGCACGCTCGAGCAGATGAAGGCCCACGTGAAGGAGCTCGTGGAGCTGCGGGCCCGCGGCCTCGAAGAGCAACGCGCGCTCGACACGATCCACCGCGAGTGGAAGGAAGGCCGCTTCCGCCATGGCAAGGCGATGGATCGGCTCACGGTGGACATCTCGCGGACACGCGAGGAAGCACGCGCGACCCGGGTCGGCATCGCGCCGCTCGCCGCGGCCGCGCGATCGTTCGCGCCGCGCGTGCGCGAGGCGCACCGAGAGGTGGTCTTCTGGGAGGGCCGGAGCGGCTTCCGCGAGCCCTACCGTGAGCTCGCGGTCGCATACCGCACGCTCGCCGATCTCGTCGACCTGTGGACCAACGCGCGCCACGCGGAGCTCGAAGTGGAGGCGGCGGCGGTCGAGAAAGAGCGGGCCGTGTCCGAGGTGGACCAGCAGATCCGAGAGCTCAGGCACAGCCTGGTGATCGCGGATCGAGCGATGGAGGATCGCAAGGCGAAGCACTTCCTCGCGCTCGGGGACGTCGGCCGGCGCGCGGAGAAGCTCGAGTTCGAGCTCTTGCGCTCCTCGGGCCGGATCTGCGCGCCGCTGCGGGGCCGGGCGGATCTGGCGCCGCTCTTCGCCGAGCTCGCAGGCAGCACACCCGCGGCGGCGGCGCCGGCTTGAGAGACTGCTGGGGATGACGCGACGTTTGTGCGATGATGTCTCCGGGGCGTGAGATCGCGCCGCAATTTCAGGCGCGAGAGCCCCGCGAAAACATGTCGGGCAAGGTCAAGCAGATCATCGACGCCATCGTCGCCCACCGCTCGCGGGGCAACCCGACGATGGCGGGGTTCGTCCGCGCAAAGCTGATGCTGAAGGGCATCGATCCCTCGAAGCACACGGACACCTCCTCCGACGATCCCGAGGTCCTTCGAAAGCTCGAGGCCCTCGCGCGCGAGCTCGGCGTCGATCTGCCGGGGCCCGGCGCGGGCGTGTCGTGGCGACCTCCGCCGTCCTCGGGCCCGCAACGCTAGAACATCGATCGGTTTGACAACCGCTCGATGTTCTAGCTCTTTTGTCCCGAGGGGGGCGCCTCGCGTCCCCCTCTCGCCCGGGCAAAGCCCGGTCGATTCACCCCCCGAGGCGAGCTCGCTTCGCGATCTCGCAGAGCGCCGAACGGGTCGGCGCTCTAGCCATCTTCTTCGAGAGCACGCAGGGAGGATTGTCAACGTGCCCGTTCGAACCGCTCATGCGACCGAGATCGGCGCAGACGACGTCGCGCGCCACATGCGCGCCGAGCTCGCGTCCGTCGAGCCCATCGTGGTCCTTTATTTCGCCGGCGGCCCGCGGGATCCACGCGCGCTCGCCGAGGCGATGCAGCGCGCGTTTCCAGGCGCGATCGTGGTCGGCTGCACGACGGCCGGCGAGCGCGAGGGCCGCGCATGGCGCAAGGGCTCGGTCGTCGCGATGGCGCTCGGCGCCGAGATCGTGCGGGACGCGGCCGTCGCCGTGATCGAGGATCTCCGCGGGCGCGCCGACGTGAAGGCCGCGCTCGCGCCGCTCGAAGCGCACTTCGATCGTCCACTCGCGCGCCTGGATCCCACGCGGCACGTGGGCCTCCTGTTCGTCGACGGGCTCAGCACGGCCGAGGCCCGTCTCATGGATCGGCTCGGCGATCTCACGGACATCCCGATCCTCGGCGGCTCAGCCGGCGACGACCTCGCCTTCGCCTCGACGTGGGTCACGAAGGACGGCACCGCGTACACGAACGCCGCCGTCCTGCTCCTGCTTGAGCCCGCCGTGCCGTTCCGCGCGATCAAGACGCAGAGCTTCCGCCCGCTCGATCGCACGCTCTGCGTGACGGCCTGCGACGAGGCCGCGCGGGTCGTGCATGCGTTCGACGGCAAACCCGCGGCAGTCCGGTACGCCGAGGTGCTCGGGATCCCGATGGCCGAAGTCGTGAGCCACTTCCAGCGCCACCCGCTCGGCCTGATGGTCGGCGACGAACCGTTCGTCCGAAGCCCGCAGCAGCTCCGCGGCGAGAGCGTGGTGTTTTACTGCGAGGTCCCCGAGGGCACGGTCCTCACGGTGCTCGAAGCGAGCGACATCGTGGAGGACACGCGCCGCGCGCTCACGGAAGCCCGCGAGGAGCTCGGCGGCGCATCGGCGCTCGTCGGCTTCGACTGCGTGTTGCGGACGCTGGAGATCGAGGCCCGCGGGCTGCTCGATCCGTACGGCGCGATCTTCGAGGGCATCCCGACGGCCTTGTTCAGCACGTACGGCGAGCAGTTCGTCGGCCACGTCAACCAGACGGCCACGATGCTCCTCTTCGGCTGATCGCCGCGGGGCTTCCGGCGCGCCCGGCGGGGCTCCATCAGTCCCCGCATGGCGTTCGCGGGGATCCTCTTCGACGTGGATGGCGTGCTCGTCGATTCGCCGCACGAGCGAGCCTGGCGGGAGACCTTGGACGAGCTCATGCGGGGCCCCTGGAAAGACCTCGCCGCGCAGTCGCTGTACACGCCCGCGCGCTTCGACACAGCGGTCTACCAGGAGCTCGTCGCGGGCAAACCCCGCGAGGACGGAGCGCGCGCGGCGCTCGAGTACTTCGGCGTCCCCAACGCCGCAGCCCTCGCCGCGGAGTACGCAGCCGCGAAGCAAGCAAAGATCCTGGGCCTCATCCAGGAAGGCGCGTTCCAGGCCTTCCCGGACGCACTGCGGTTCGTGCTCGCGGTGCGCGACATGGGCTTGCCGATGGCGGTCGCCTCGTCGTCGAGAAACGCAAACGAGCTGCTCGCGCGGATCGTGGTGCCCGAGCCGATGCCAGGTCTCCGTCCGGATCCACTCGGCAAGGAGCCCGGCACGACGCTCGTCGATCTCTTCGACGCAAACGTCTGCGGCCGGACGTTCCCGCGGGGCAAACCCTCCCCAGACATCTTCCTCGGCGCCGCAGCAGAGCTCGGTGTGCAGCCCGAGGCAGCACTCGTCGTGGAGGACGCAACATCAGGAGTGCAAGCAGCAAAAGCCGGCGGGATGTGGGCGCTCGGAGTGGCGCGGCTCGGAGACGCCGAGCTCTTGCGGGCAGCGGGGGCCGACCTCGTGGTGGAGTCACTCGACGAGGTGGATCGAGACGCACTCGCGCGGGGGACACTCGCGCGCGTCAAGAAGGCGGCGTGATGTCTTCTCCAGGGCGTCGCGCCGGGGCGCTGCCCCGGTCCCCGCGGGGGCTGTTCGCCCCTCGACCCGAACCAGGCACGGCCTGGACCGGGGGTGGAAGAACTGCGCTCCGCGCAGTTCTTCCAACGGGCCGGTGGCAAGACCATGGGGGTGGGTTTCAAGCTGGCGACGGGCACGCTGCCGGTTGAACCAGCAGCGCTGCCGTGTTCGTTGGCAGGATCGTCGCTGGTCTTGACCCTGGCTGTTCGATGAACTGCGCGGAGCGCAGTTCATCGACCCCGCGTCCAGCGCTTGCGCTGGTCCGGGTCCAGGGGCGGATAGCCCCGGTGGGGCCTGGGGCAAAGCCCCAGCGCTGCGCCTCCACCAGGAGACCGGGTGAGGTCAGGACAGACCGCGGAGCATCAGGTTCCAGTACATCCAGGGCAGCCCGTATCGCTTGAGCAGGTACATGTCGTGCCGCTCTTTCATCGTGTTGATGAGGGGGATCGACGGCGTGGGTTTGCCGGTGTAATCGAATTCGGCGAGCAGCATCGTGTCGTAGGACGTCACGAGGGGGCACGAGGCGTAGCCGTCGTATTTTGCTGTCGGCTCCTTGTCGTTCATGACGGCGAGCAGATTTTCCACGAGGACCGGCGCTTCTTTGCGGATGGCCGCGCCTGTGCGCGAGGTTGGCAGCTCCGAGGCGTCGCCGAGCGCGAAGATGTTCGGGTAATCGGGGTTCTGCATCGTGTGCTTGTCGGCTTTGGCCCAGCCTTTGTTCGGGCC
Protein-coding sequences here:
- a CDS encoding aldehyde dehydrogenase family protein, translated to MPAKSPRGCADEHDAPGRSLGCQEDEMGQVVMDRGAGNVTGSGPGANGHAATKIRSYAPATGELLGEVKVTSADEVKRAVERARRAQEAWGALPVEERCERVLRFRDAIVDRADEIVDLLVRECGKPRHEALLHEVMVAADLATFFAKAAPHVLAPHEVKLHMFKHRRSFIHYKPRGVVAVISPWNYPFQLPLRDAIIALLAGNAVVIKPSEVTPLIAQKAKEVWDSAGLPEDLLQVVPGFGPTGAALIEAQPDFVILTGSVATGRRVAAACGERLIPCVMELGGKAPLIACADADVERTARAIVFGGFSNAGQVCVSVERVYAHREIHDKLVDRVVELTKELRQGDPSAEFVDVGAIIFPHQIDVAEKHIADAVGKGGTVRAGGKRREGPGQFFEPTVIDGCNHQMTVMTEEIFGPIVPFMRVSTEEEAVRLANDSHLGLNAYVFSRDRDHATRLAERVEAGSVLVNDVLTNGGTPDTPFGGIKASGFGRAMGEEGLREMCNIKHVSVERVGLGSKDPLWYPYTAQSYGWFRKGLRALFSGGGLLQRIGEIL
- a CDS encoding HAD family hydrolase; translated protein: MAFAGILFDVDGVLVDSPHERAWRETLDELMRGPWKDLAAQSLYTPARFDTAVYQELVAGKPREDGARAALEYFGVPNAAALAAEYAAAKQAKILGLIQEGAFQAFPDALRFVLAVRDMGLPMAVASSSRNANELLARIVVPEPMPGLRPDPLGKEPGTTLVDLFDANVCGRTFPRGKPSPDIFLGAAAELGVQPEAALVVEDATSGVQAAKAGGMWALGVARLGDAELLRAAGADLVVESLDEVDRDALARGTLARVKKAA
- a CDS encoding serine/threonine-protein kinase; the protein is MKSCPTCSLRYPSESNTCFADGSTLVVLRDPWLGTTVAGRYVLDELIGIGGMASVYRARFLLTDRPCAVKLLNPQLASDHTTRERFNREAKLAQRLAHPNIIEIFDHGDAEDGTPFLVMELLEGESLSELIAAGPVPLARALPIVIQMTRALARAHDFEVIHRDLKPENVFLLRGDRVKLLDFGIARCAQDVRLTNAGEVFGTPEYMAPERATSSDAGPPADLYALGVMLFEMLTQRLPFDAPSPAQILNKHMLEPPPRLGENLPDAPPALDHLVYDLMSKVPDGRPVDAHRVLAMLQEISEAARIPLPPDLDAAPLAPPRPSATAAAPRWSTRVEIVERLVSKTYGGALPVEVARTLEQMKAHVKELVELRARGLEEQRALDTIHREWKEGRFRHGKAMDRLTVDISRTREEARATRVGIAPLAAAARSFAPRVREAHREVVFWEGRSGFREPYRELAVAYRTLADLVDLWTNARHAELEVEAAAVEKERAVSEVDQQIRELRHSLVIADRAMEDRKAKHFLALGDVGRRAEKLEFELLRSSGRICAPLRGRADLAPLFAELAGSTPAAAAPA
- a CDS encoding FIST signal transduction protein; this translates as MPVRTAHATEIGADDVARHMRAELASVEPIVVLYFAGGPRDPRALAEAMQRAFPGAIVVGCTTAGEREGRAWRKGSVVAMALGAEIVRDAAVAVIEDLRGRADVKAALAPLEAHFDRPLARLDPTRHVGLLFVDGLSTAEARLMDRLGDLTDIPILGGSAGDDLAFASTWVTKDGTAYTNAAVLLLLEPAVPFRAIKTQSFRPLDRTLCVTACDEAARVVHAFDGKPAAVRYAEVLGIPMAEVVSHFQRHPLGLMVGDEPFVRSPQQLRGESVVFYCEVPEGTVLTVLEASDIVEDTRRALTEAREELGGASALVGFDCVLRTLEIEARGLLDPYGAIFEGIPTALFSTYGEQFVGHVNQTATMLLFG